A part of Capsicum annuum cultivar UCD-10X-F1 chromosome 6, UCD10Xv1.1, whole genome shotgun sequence genomic DNA contains:
- the LOC107855426 gene encoding uncharacterized protein LOC107855426 has translation MVQKRPYGEEKLYEVSSKQPRHVEPSSQLVSFLEFPCESVAPNSYTSGGDGENFSKFEASTDNRPDSCDVAEVPVSSEKAVETNIHGSASNSSWATSSTSEEDIRSEAPFHVLTASEFYNIDPPFSVVIHPMEGYSPLLSNPPRKLVPIGSDFQAELPEWGAYDSKNISLRESTQENLNLSSQEQESDFVDHRGEENKLAGTCIIPMPKLDLPADHDENVGAGKIECSCEDAGSFGCVRLHIMEAKEKLKEALGQETFLSLGFYDMGEVVTGKWSGEEEELFHEVVFSNPAAVGKNFWNHLAVEFPSRSRRDLVSYYFNVFMLRKRAKQNRFDPLNIDSDNDEWQEIDDDVVATGAKMTDEDEDSVVESPIYQNSPGHNEKQTHDEEAGVATLEDYEATNFSRRKDLINMSEPCPDKLIDNNNSCGHNIQPIYTHHSNEVGGHDVHDSSCTTHAAGAASEPPHVKSDNFKHWASHFSGVGIGSGHDFVMEPSNGKEWDIGYLSCAKDEVDLLPTCSMIEEVFGDGAWSSKNRDHSLSKR, from the exons ATGGTGCAAAAAAGACCGTATGGTGAAGAAAAGTTGTATGAGGTTTCATCGAAGCAACCGAGACATGTAGAACCAAGTAGTCAGCTAGTTTCCTTTTTAGAGTTTCCGTGTGAATCAGTGGCTCCTAACTCTTACACTTCAG GTGGAGATGGGGAGAATTTTTCAAAATTCGAAGCTTCCACTGACAACAGACCTGATAGTTGCGATGTGGCTGAAGTTCCTGTTTCTTCTGAGAAAGCAGTTGAGACGAACATTCATGGCTCTGCTTCAAACTCTTCTTGGGCCACTAGCAGCACCAGCGAAGAAGACATCAGGTCCGAGGCACCCTTTCACGTATTGACGGCTTCAGAATTTTACAATATTGATCCTCCATTCAGTGTTGTTATTCATCCAATGGAGGGCTATTCCCCTCTTTTGAGCAATCCTCCTCGAAAGTTGGTCCCCATTGGATCAGATTTCCAAGCTGAATTGCCAGAATGGGGTGCATATGATAGTAAAAATATATCCTTGAGGGAGAGCACTCAAGAAAACCTGAATCTTTCATCTCAAGAACAAGAATCTGATTTTGTGGATCACCGTGGTGAAGAAAATAAACTTGCCGGGACATGTATCATTCCAATGCCTAAATTGGACTTACCTGCAGACCATGATGAGAACGTTGGAGCAGGAAAAATTGAGTGCTCCTGTGAAGATGCTGGTTCCTTTGGATGTGTTCGACTGCACATCATGGAAGcaaaggagaaacttaaggaagCTTTGGGTCAGGAAACATTCCTTAGTTTGGGTTTTTATGATATGGGAGAGGTAGTGACAGGGAAATGGAGTGGAGAGGAAGAGGAATTATTTCATGAGGTTGTATTTTCCAATCCTGCAGCAGTAGGCAAGAATTTTTGGAACCACCTTGCTGTTGAATTTCCTTCAAGGAGCAGGAGAGATCTCGTTAGCTATTATTTTAATGTCTTCATGTTGCGCAAGCGTGCCAAGCAGAACAGGTTTGACCCTTTAAATATAGACAGTGATAATGATGAATGGCAGGAGATCGATGACGATGTTGTTGCTACGGGAGCTAAAATGACAGATGAAGATGAGGATTCTGTGGTTGAGTCACCAATATATCAAAATTCTCCTGGTCACAATGAAAAGCAAACGCATGATGAGGAAGCTGGTGTTGCAACCTTGGAAGATTATGAGGCTACAAACTTTAGCAGGAGGAAAGACCTGATTAATATGTCAGAACCATGTCCTGATAAATTGATTGATAATAACAACAGTTGTGGGCACAATATTCAGCCTATATACACACACCATTCAAATGAAGTGGGTGGCCATGATGTTCACGATAGCTCATGTACCACTCATGCGGCTGGGGCTGCTTCAGAACCACCACATGTGAAGTCTGACAATTTTAAGCACTGGGCAAGTCATTTTTCTGGTGTTGGCATTGGCAGTGGGCATGATTTTGTGATGGAGCCATCTAATGGTAAAGAATGGGACATTGGGTACTTAAGCTGCGCTAAAGATGAAGTTGATTTGTTACCAACCTGCTCTATGATTGAGGAGGTGTTTGGAGATGGAGCCTGGAGTTCCAAGAACAGAGATCACAGTTTAAGCAAGCGTTGA
- the LOC107855455 gene encoding UDP-glucose 6-dehydrogenase 1 encodes MVKICCIGAGYVGGPTMAVIAFKCPAIEVAVVDIAFARIAAWNSDQLPIYEPGLEDIVKQCRGKNLFFSTEVEKHVSEADIIFVSVNTPTKTRGLGAGKAADLTYWESAARMIADVSKNDKIVVEKSTVPVKTAEAIEKILMHNSKGVKYQILSNPEFLAEGTAIEDLFNPDRVLIGGRDTPDGQKAIQALKEVYAQWVPKDRIICTNLWSAELSKLAANAFLAQRISSVNAMSALCEATGADVTQVSHAVGKDTRIGPKFLNASVGFGGSCFQKDILNLVYICECNGLQEVASYWKQVIRVNDYQKNRFVNRVVSSMFNTVSGKKIAILGFAFKKDTGDTRETPAIDVCKGLLGDNAHLSIYDPQVTEDQIRKDLSMNKFDWDNPIHLQPMSPTVIKHLNVVWDVYEATKGAHGLCLLTEWDEFKTLNFKRIYDNMEKPAFVFDGRNTVNVQKLRDIGFIVYSIGKPLDGWLKDMPAVA; translated from the coding sequence ATGGTGAAGATTTGCTGCATTGGAGCTGGATATGTTGGTGGACCAACTATGGCAGTCATTGCCTTCAAGTGCCCTGCAATTGAAGTGGCTGTTGTTGATATAGCTTTTGCCCGTATCGCGGCCTGGAACAGTGATCAGCTGCCTATTTATGAGCCAGGACTTGAAGATATAGTGAAACAATGCCGAGGAAAGAATCTTTTCTTCAGCACTGAAGTTGAGAAGCATGTCTCTGAAGCAGACATCATCTTTGTTTCTGTTAACACTCCAACGAAAACTCGAGGCCTTGGAGCTGGGAAAGCAGCAGATCTTACATACTGGGAAAGTGCTGCCCGAATGATAGCTGATGTGTCAAAGAATGACAAGATTGTCGTTGAGAAGTCAACTGTTCCAGTGAAAACAGCCGAGGCAATTGAGAAAATACTCATGCATAACAGCAAAGGAGTCAAGTACCAAATTCTTTCGAATCCTGAATTTCTTGCTGAAGGAACTGCTATTGAGGACCTTTTTAATCCAGACCGCGTACTAATTGGAGGGCGAGACACCCCTGATGGGCAAAAGGCAATTCAGGCTCTGAAGGAAGTCTATGCTCAATGGGTGCCTAAAGACAGAATCATCTGCACCAATCTTTGGTCAGCCGAGCTCTCAAAGCTCGCTGCAAACGCCTTCTTAGCCCAGAGGATCTCATCAGTTAACGCAATGTCAGCTCTTTGTGAAGCAACTGGAGCTGATGTTACACAGGTGTCTCATGCTGTTGGTAAGGACACAAGAATCGGACCAAAATTCCTCAATGCCAGTGTTGGTTTTGGTGGTTCTTGTTTCCAGAAGGATATTCTCAACTTGGTTTACATCTGTGAGTGCAATGGTCTTCAAGAAGTTGCCAGTTACTGGAAACAAGTGATTAGGGTGAATGACTACCAAAAGAATCGGTTTGTTAACCGAGTTGTCTCCTCTATGTTCAACACAGTTTCAGGTAAGAAGATTGCTATCCTTGGATTTGCTTTCAAGAAAGACACAGGTGATACCAGGGAGACACCAGCAATTGATGTGTGCAAAGGCCTATTGGGAGACAATGCTCACTTGAGCATATATGATCCACAAGTCACCGAGGATCAAATCCGAAAGGATCTATCAATGAATAAGTTTGATTGGGATAATCCAATTCACCTCCAGCCAATGAGCCCCACTGTGATTAAGCACCTCAATGTTGTATGGGATGTTTATGAGGCCACAAAAGGCGCTCACGGCCTCTGTCTTTTGACCGAGTGGGATGAGTTCAAGACTCTAAATTTCAAGAGGATTTATGATAACATGGAAAAGCCTGCATTTGTGTTTGATGGAAGGAACACTGTTAATGTGCAGAAGCTCAGAGATATCGGGTTCATCGTCTACTCCATTGGGAAACCTTTGGATGGATGGCTCAAGGATATGCCTGCTGTGGCATAA